One window of the Bubalus bubalis isolate 160015118507 breed Murrah chromosome 8, NDDB_SH_1, whole genome shotgun sequence genome contains the following:
- the MRPS33 gene encoding 28S ribosomal protein S33, mitochondrial isoform X2, producing the protein MSRLSARLFGEVARPTDSKSMKVVKLFSEQPLAKRKETYDWYPNHNTYFALMGILRSLGLYRDEHQDFKDEQLRLKKLRGKVKPRKGEGKRAAKKK; encoded by the exons ATGAGTCGTCTGAGTGCCCGGCTATTCGGTGAGGTTGCCAGGCCTACTGATTCCAAATCCATGAAAGTGGTGAAGCTGTTCAGTGAGCAGCCTTTGGCCAAGAGGAAGGAGACTTACGACTGGTATCCAAATCACAACACTTACTTTGCACTCATGGGGATACTACGTTCTCTTGGCCTCTACAg agACGAACATCAGGACTTCAAGGATGAGCAGCTGCGTCTAAAGAAGCTTCGTGGAAAGGTGAAGCcaaggaaaggagaagggaagagagcaGCAAAAAAGAAGTAG
- the MRPS33 gene encoding 28S ribosomal protein S33, mitochondrial isoform X1, which yields MSSLSEYALRMSRLSARLFGEVARPTDSKSMKVVKLFSEQPLAKRKETYDWYPNHNTYFALMGILRSLGLYRDEHQDFKDEQLRLKKLRGKVKPRKGEGKRAAKKK from the exons ATGTCTTCACTTTCAGAATATGCCTTGCGCATGAGTCGTCTGAGTGCCCGGCTATTCGGTGAGGTTGCCAGGCCTACTGATTCCAAATCCATGAAAGTGGTGAAGCTGTTCAGTGAGCAGCCTTTGGCCAAGAGGAAGGAGACTTACGACTGGTATCCAAATCACAACACTTACTTTGCACTCATGGGGATACTACGTTCTCTTGGCCTCTACAg agACGAACATCAGGACTTCAAGGATGAGCAGCTGCGTCTAAAGAAGCTTCGTGGAAAGGTGAAGCcaaggaaaggagaagggaagagagcaGCAAAAAAGAAGTAG